A window from Penicillium oxalicum strain HP7-1 chromosome VIII, whole genome shotgun sequence encodes these proteins:
- a CDS encoding Pirin has protein sequence MPSNKPKAPAPACADPSALPNCATSPLPDARPLHHRQGRRIPRPPPHRGQETITYLLSGGVDHEDFAGNRGTIGPGDLQFMTAGKGIMHAEMPHENEDGSPNVGMQLWVDLPRELKMCEPRYRDLRATEIPVVKTDEDRVTIKVISGQSHGVDSVRDLAYTPVWLLDVTILGGRFGDGDADRVEGGQTKIVEEFHNVVFAQEGDTVEASVPANEARGAGCSAVVAGQPLDQKVVQYGPFVLNSQEEVYQAMLDYQTASNGFEKSRNWQSEIGKRMAF, from the exons ATGCCATCGAACAAGCCGAAGGCGCCGGCGCCCGCGTGCGCCGATCCATCGGCACTCCCAAACTGCGCAACTTCTCCCCTTCCTGATGCTCGACCACTTCACCATCGGCAAGGGCGCCGGATTCCCCGACCACCACCGCACCGCGGCCAAGAAACCATCACCTATCTCCTCTCCGGTGGCGTCGACCATGAAGATTTCGCCGGAAACCGCGGCACCATCGGACCGGGCGATCTGCAATTCATGACCGCTGGCAAGGGCATCATGCACGCGGAGATGCCGCACGAGAACGAGGACGGATCACCCAACGTGGGCATGCAATTGTGGGTGGATCTGCCGCGGGAATTGAAGATGTGTGAGCCGCGGTATCGGGATCTACGGGCGACGGAGATTCCCGTCGTCAAGACGGACGAGGACCGCGTGACGATCAAGGTGATTTCGGGCCAGTCGCATGGGGTGGACTCGGTGCGGGATCTGGCGTATACGCCAGTGTGGTTGTTGGATGTGACGATTC TGGGCGGACGGTTTGGAGATGGGGATGCGGATCGAGTGGAGGGGGGTCAGACCAAGATCGTGGAGGAGTTTCACAATGTTGTCTTTGCGCAGGAAGGGGATACGGTCGAGGCGTCTGTGCCTGCGAATGAGGCGCGAGGCGCGGGTTGTTCGGCTGTGGTGGCCGGACAGCCGTTGGATCAAAAGGTGGTGCAGTATGGGCCGTTTGTGTTGAACAGTCAGGAAGAGGTGTATCAGGCCATGTTGGATTATCAGACCGCGTCGAATGGGTTTGAAAAATCAAGGAATTGGCAGAGTGAGATTGGTAAGAGAATGGCattttga
- a CDS encoding Actin cytoskeleton-regulatory complex protein sla1, with protein MGFLGVYTAVYDYQPQGEGELEIKEGDLLCVLEKNSEDDWWKAKKKAERDDDDEPEGLIPNNYIEEAQPIHRAKALFDYTRQTDEEVSFSEDADILVYDTSDPDWTLVGVHSDYGFAPANYIEIVGHASAAPLSPAADEEPAAPSLPVRPPQPQAAEDDDEPPSPSPIDSVQNPAAAAIANIIHQQHAPPPAQPEYSRDEPSPPRLPSRPPPEQEEYRAESPPPPSLPRRPPSEVPTPTFSHHDSEPASSPAHSNPPPPPMGGHSRPYVKESPPYSRGGEITPRSPSGYHIYNINEMVEVMGKRKKMPTTLGINMATGIIFISPEGDDRQQEWTADKLTHYSIEGKHVFVDLIRPSKNIDFHAGAKDTAQEIVAALGEIAGAYRAEGLREVFAAITVAVGDEVAILDDTKAEEWWMVRRLKNGREGVVPSSYVEIIGFMPGQPSPAIESAKSTVERNRSEEARLAKAAVGRPRTDSLETPERSKRDSKRDSKRDSKTSKSKPDPSKVRKWTDRTKAFTVEAEFIGLLDGKIQLHKVNGIKIAVPVAKMSVEDLEYVEKVAGVSLDEDKPLSSIRARASDDAKRGPAGASVQGPEYDWFDFFLKAGVGPHQCERYAQNFLKDSMDESVLPDITPETLRTLGLKEGDILRVMRHLDNTLGRTGSKSKLRNVSFGGEEVISNGEEGGLFAGPGGMLRNNTRKGRPTPAVQAGDVVDPKAFEQADGSQPKKPEERTATPPTPAAPTATASAEKPVARGFEDDAWEVKKPQGSAAAPPPKTSASPPPVQSPIQKQITGAMADLSILQAPLQPTPASPAQPTPSISSIPALQPQQTAVQSPPVQQPQQTGATPNFFNQIAQIGQHQQQQHPQQTGFQTQARPRPVAPQAMAQNSLLPPPPPRPLSAPQNFTPQQTSFSPPPLQPQLTGIPQPGAPSMGQPMNGVNQPGMQSPLQMQPQITGFMGPNQYQNGMMVPQPTGFTPQSQFGIQQQQQNQLPYANGQPGFPNMAPQPTGMAPQPTGFGGYVPPLQPMATGINAILPPALQPQPTGASRFGNASYSVHNPPPVPPIPSQPTATPLMPQKTGPPPSIRFGVKPEGPKKLAPQPTGMRANLAQATPNNPFGF; from the exons ATGGGTTTCCTCGGTGTGTACACGGCGGTGTACGATTATCAACCTCAGGGCGAGGGTGAATTGGAAATCAAAGAAGGTGACCTGCTCTGTGTTCTGGAAAAGAACAGTGAGGACGATTGGTggaaagcaaagaagaaggcggaacgtgatgacgacgatgaaccGGAAGGGTTAATTCCGAACAACTATATTGAGGAA GCGCAACCTATCCACCGCGCCAAGGCGCTCTTCGACTACACGCGACAAACGGACGAAGAAGTGTCCTTCTCAGAAGACGCGGATATCTTGGTCTACGACACTTCAGATCCCGACTGGACTTTGGTCGGCGTCCATTCGGATTATGGGTTTGCGCCGGCGAATTACATTGAGATCGTCGGGCATGCCTCGGCTGCGCCTCTTTCGCCTGCCGCCGACGAGGAACCGGCGGCACCATCGCTGCCAGTGCGGCCACCGCAACCCCAGGCcgccgaagacgacgacgagcCTCCCTCGCCATCTCCGATTGACAGCGTCCAGAATCCTGCCGCTGCGGCCATTGCCAACATCATCCATCAGCAACACGCGCCGCCTCCCGCGCAACCCGAGTACTCGCGCGATGAGCCTTCACCCCCGCGGCTTCCATCCCGGCCCCCGCCTGAACAGGAGGAATATCGTGCAGAGTCTCCTCCacccccttctcttcctcgtcggccaCCATCAGAAGTGCCCACGCCAACCTTCTCCCACCATGACTCCGAGCCAGCGTCATCCCCCGCTCACTCCAACCCGCCCCCGCCTCCCATGGGGGGTCACAGTCGGCCATATGTCAAGGAGTCGCCTCCCTACAGCCGAGGTGGAGAAATTACTCCTCGGTCACCATCGGGCTACCACATCTATAACATTAATGAGATGGTCGAAGTGATgggcaagcgcaagaagatgcCAACCACCTTGGGCATCAATATGGCCACCGGAATCATCTTCATTAGCCCGGAGGGAGATGATCGTCAGCAGGAATGGACCGCCGATAAACTCACTCACTACTCGATCGAGGGCAAGCACGTCTTTGTTGACCTGATTCGGCCCAGTAAGAACATTGATTTCCATGCGGGAGCCAAGGATACGGCCCAGGAGATTGTCGCAGCGCTGGGAGAGATTGCCGGTGCCTATCGCGCCGAGGGCCTCCGCGAAGTTTTCGCTGCAA TCACGGTGGCTGTCGGGGATGAGGTCGCGATTCTGGATGACACCAAAGCCGAGGAGTGGTGGATGGTGCGTCGCTTGAAGAATGGACGTGAGGGAGTTGTCCCCAGCAGCTACGTGGAGATTATCGGGTTCATGCCCGGTCAGCCGTCTCCCGCGATTGAATCGGCCAAGTCAACCGTGGAGCGCAACCGTTCCGAGGAGGCTCGTTTGGCCAAGGCGGCAGTGGGAAGGCCACGAACTGATTCACTGGAGACTCCCGAG CGAAGCAAACGGGACAGTAAGCGGGATAGCAAGCGGGACAGTAAGACTTCCAAATCTA AACCGGATCCAAGCAAAGTCAGAAAGTGGACAGACCGAACCAAGGCATTCACGGTCGAAGCCGAGTTCATCGGTCTCTTGGATGGCAAAATCCAGCTTCACAAGGTCAACGGCATCAAAATCGCCGTTCCGGTGGCCAAAATGTCCGTGGAGGATCTGGAATACGTCGAGAAGGTTGCCGGAGTGTCTCTGGACGAAGACAAGCCTCTTTCAAGCATTCGAGCTCGCGCATCCGACGATGCGAAACGCGGTCCGGCCGGCGCCTCTGTACAGGGTCCCGAGTACGACTGGTTTGACTTCTTCCTCAAAGCGGGTGTTGGCCCACACCAGTGCGAGCGGTACGCGCAAAACTTCCTCAAAGACTCCATGGATGAGTCTGTCCTGCCTGATATCACTCCGGAAACGTTGCGAACTTTGGGCTTGAAGGAAGGTGATATTCTTCGTGTGATGCGCCACCTCGACAATACCCTCGGCCGCACCGGCTCCAAGTCCAAACTGCGAAACGTCAGTTTCGGAGGCGAAGAGGTTATCAGCAACGGAGAGGAAGGTGGACTCTTTGCTGGACCGGGTGGCATGTTGCGCAACAACACTCGCAAGGGTAGACCAACGCCTGCGGTGCAGGCCGGTGACGTGGTTGATCCCAAGGCATTCGAGCAAGCCGACGGCTCTCAGCCCAAGAAGCCTGAGGAGAGAACCGCAACACCGCCGACGCCGGCAGCTCCGACAGCTACAGCGTCAGCCGAAAAGCCCGTTGCTCGAGGGTTCGAGGACGATGCTTGGGAGGTGAAGAAACCCCAGGGATCTGCTGCGGCACCTCCACCCAAAACCTCTGCTTCGCCTCCCCCGGTCCAGTCTCCCATCCAGAAGCAGATCACCGGTGCCATGGCGGATCTGTCAATCCTCCAGGCTCCGCTTCAGCCCACTCCAGCGTCACCCGCGCAACCAACCCCTTCTATCTCGAGTATCCCAGCtctgcagccgcagcagacTGCCGTCCAGAGTCCACCGGTGCAACAACCGCAGCAAACAGGCGCCACCCCGAATTTCTTCAACCAGATCGCTCAAATTGGCCaacaccagcagcaacaaca TCCACAGCAGACCGGGTTCCAAACGCAGGCCCGACCACGTCCAGTGGCCCCGCAGGCTATGGCTCAGAATTCGTTGctccctccgcctccgccacGTCCCTTGTCGGCTCCCCAGAATTTCACTCCGCAGCAAACATCATTCAGTCCTCCTCCATTGCAGCCTCAATTGACCGGGATCCCTCAGCCAGGTGCTCCTTCCATGGGTCAACCCATGAACGGTGTGAATCAGCCAGGCATGCAATCCCCGCTTCAGATGCAGCCGCAAATCACCGGTTTCATGGGCCCGAACCAATATCAGAATGGCATGATGGTCCCTCAGCCGACCGGATTTACACCCCAATCGCAGTTTGGCAttcagcagcaacaacagaaCCAACTTCCTTACGCCAACGGCCAGCCTGGCTTCCCAAACATGGCCCCGCAGCCCACTGGTATGGCCCCCCAACCCACTGGCTTTGGTGGATATGTTCCCCCGCTGCAACCCATGGCCACGGGTATCAACGCCATATTGCCTCCAGCTCTGCAGCCTCAACCGACTGGGGCCAGCCGCTTCGGAAATGCCTCGTACTCGGTCCATAACCCCCCGCCCGTGCCACCGATTCCTTCGCAGCCCACTGCCACTCCTCTGATGCCGCAGAAGACGGGACCGCCTCCATCAATTCGATTCGGAGTCAAGCCCGAAGGCCCTAAGAAACTCGCTCCTCAGCCGACAGGAATGCGGGCCAATCTGGCTCAAGCTA CGCCCAACAACCCCTTCGGTTTCTAG